A genome region from Archaeoglobus fulgidus DSM 4304 includes the following:
- a CDS encoding fatty acid--CoA ligase has translation MSEAYNYQLLLKHILESGVTYAPKQEIVYRDLKRFTYRDIYERVHRLASALEELGVKKGTKVAVLDWDTNRYLECFFAIPMMGAVLHTVNVRLSPEDILYTMQHAEDEVVLVYKDFVPLIESIADKLDTVKKYVVMTDDTMPETKLTDVEYEEMLKKASPNYDFPDFDENTMATLSYTTGTTGRPKGVWFTHRKLFLHTLAGCIAMTGYRSVLRLKEDEVVYMPLTPMFHVHAWGVPYMMWLLGHKHVYPGRYEPQMIVKLVMTEGVTYSHCVPTILQMIVDNLPEGFKFPGWKMIIGGAKLPKGLALRAREKGIITMAGYGMSETCPILTGGFLKPHLLNVDEETKVELSIKTGIPFPLVYVRVVHDDFTDVKPDEQDMGEVVVRAPWLTDSYLKDPEKTKELWEGGWLHTGDIAVMDEEGYITIVDRLKDVVKSGGEWISTLTLENLLSLHPKVREVAVIGIPDEKWGERPLAIIVPMPGEKPTPEELRAHLMKFVEEGKITKWAVPDRFEIVDEIPKTSVGKIDKKVLKQMYSR, from the coding sequence ATGAGTGAGGCATATAACTACCAGCTTTTGTTGAAGCACATTCTCGAGAGCGGTGTGACGTACGCTCCAAAGCAGGAAATCGTCTACAGAGATTTGAAGAGGTTCACCTACAGAGACATCTACGAGAGAGTTCACAGGCTGGCAAGCGCTCTTGAGGAGCTTGGCGTAAAGAAGGGAACGAAGGTGGCGGTTCTGGACTGGGACACGAACCGCTATCTGGAATGCTTCTTCGCTATCCCCATGATGGGGGCGGTTTTGCATACGGTCAACGTCAGGTTAAGCCCCGAGGACATACTTTACACGATGCAGCATGCCGAGGATGAGGTGGTTCTGGTTTACAAGGACTTCGTACCGCTTATAGAATCAATTGCGGACAAGCTCGACACCGTGAAGAAATATGTTGTTATGACAGACGACACAATGCCCGAAACGAAGCTTACTGACGTAGAGTATGAGGAGATGCTGAAGAAGGCCAGCCCCAACTACGACTTCCCGGACTTTGATGAGAACACGATGGCAACGCTGAGCTACACCACCGGCACTACGGGAAGGCCGAAGGGGGTCTGGTTCACGCACAGAAAGCTTTTTCTCCACACTCTCGCAGGTTGTATAGCAATGACCGGCTACAGGTCGGTTTTGAGGCTGAAGGAAGATGAGGTCGTTTACATGCCCCTCACGCCGATGTTCCACGTCCACGCGTGGGGAGTGCCCTACATGATGTGGCTGCTCGGCCACAAGCACGTCTATCCGGGCAGGTACGAGCCTCAGATGATTGTCAAGCTGGTCATGACTGAAGGGGTAACTTACTCCCACTGCGTGCCGACAATTCTACAGATGATTGTTGACAATCTGCCAGAGGGCTTCAAGTTCCCCGGCTGGAAGATGATTATTGGAGGAGCTAAGCTGCCGAAAGGACTTGCTCTGAGGGCGAGGGAGAAGGGCATAATAACCATGGCGGGCTACGGAATGTCCGAGACCTGCCCAATATTGACTGGAGGGTTCCTCAAGCCTCACTTGCTCAACGTCGATGAGGAAACCAAGGTTGAGCTGTCAATCAAGACCGGCATACCATTCCCGCTGGTTTATGTCAGGGTGGTGCATGACGATTTCACTGACGTGAAGCCGGACGAGCAGGACATGGGAGAGGTTGTGGTCAGAGCACCGTGGCTGACTGACAGCTATCTCAAAGATCCGGAGAAGACAAAGGAGCTCTGGGAGGGAGGATGGTTGCACACTGGAGATATAGCGGTCATGGATGAGGAGGGTTATATCACCATTGTCGACAGGCTCAAGGATGTTGTGAAGAGCGGAGGAGAGTGGATTTCCACGCTGACACTCGAAAACCTGCTGAGCCTGCATCCCAAAGTGAGGGAGGTTGCAGTTATCGGCATCCCGGATGAGAAGTGGGGTGAGAGACCGCTCGCCATCATCGTCCCAATGCCCGGAGAGAAGCCGACTCCTGAAGAGCTGAGAGCTCACCTCATGAAGTTTGTCGAAGAGGGCAAGATTACCAAGTGGGCTGTGCCTGACAGATTCGAAATAGTCGATGAGATACCGAAGACGAGCGTCGGCAAGATAGACAAGAAGGTCCTGAAGCAGATGTACTCCCGCTAA
- a CDS encoding ParM/StbA family protein: MQPVGLDIGTNYTKITADGKNVLLYPSIVAYGEEKDWSLKGETKSVYIGDEALSIVQSMENVEVLRPLHEGRVLHTSYLELAKYGLNKLKVKDGLIATGLPVKSSKKEREELKRELESELNSKVLIFPEPVGTMAYMGMETGVCVDIGFGTTDVLVIADMEYLKGDTMLMGVDKLYENLEVAVRNRIGISITPEEMTKLLTTEGYEIGRIRGGKKVSVSREEIMPEYEGYVKTWVERIASRVKLVLEGLSTTLVENFAITGGGSMLPGVYEMFKESFSDIGDVKRPDEPIKANSIGYYILAKSLVVEAETEQSGDAEILDADDKKKGRKGKK, from the coding sequence ATGCAGCCTGTTGGTCTTGACATTGGCACGAACTACACCAAGATTACGGCGGATGGGAAAAATGTTCTGCTTTACCCCTCAATCGTAGCTTACGGTGAGGAGAAGGACTGGAGCCTTAAGGGAGAGACGAAGAGCGTTTATATCGGTGATGAAGCTTTGTCCATAGTTCAGTCTATGGAGAATGTTGAAGTTCTCCGACCCCTTCACGAGGGCAGGGTTCTGCATACATCCTACCTCGAACTTGCGAAATACGGTCTGAACAAGCTCAAAGTGAAGGACGGCCTAATAGCGACCGGACTTCCTGTTAAATCGTCAAAAAAGGAGAGAGAAGAACTGAAAAGGGAGCTGGAGTCTGAGCTAAACTCAAAGGTCCTGATATTTCCGGAGCCTGTCGGAACCATGGCCTACATGGGAATGGAGACCGGAGTGTGCGTGGATATTGGCTTTGGAACGACCGATGTTCTCGTGATTGCGGACATGGAGTATTTAAAGGGAGACACGATGCTCATGGGCGTTGACAAGCTCTACGAGAATTTGGAGGTAGCTGTGAGAAACAGGATAGGAATAAGCATCACTCCGGAAGAGATGACGAAGCTTCTCACAACCGAAGGCTACGAAATTGGAAGAATAAGGGGTGGAAAGAAAGTTAGCGTCAGCAGAGAAGAGATCATGCCAGAATACGAAGGCTACGTCAAAACCTGGGTGGAGAGAATTGCGAGCAGGGTCAAGCTCGTTCTTGAGGGGCTCTCGACAACACTTGTGGAGAACTTTGCAATAACAGGCGGTGGAAGCATGCTGCCCGGAGTTTACGAGATGTTCAAGGAAAGCTTCAGCGATATTGGAGACGTCAAAAGACCGGATGAACCGATAAAGGCGAACTCCATTGGATACTACATCCTTGCGAAGTCTCTTGTAGTAGAGGCTGAGACGGAACAGAGTGGCGATGCCGAAATTCTCGATGCAGATGACAAAAAGAAGGGGAGGAAGGGCAAGAAATGA
- a CDS encoding iron-containing alcohol dehydrogenase has product MDSFSFSCVRVVFGWGRLERIEEEVERLKGGKVVFIADRAVRKAVEELNLSFDYEIFSDVEPEPEIGIVDDIIEKFSFDTVVGVGGGSTLDVAKLTAVAAGEKAKAVELVGKKLPERKCKLLLCPTTAGTGSEVTKLAVFKIPKREVKYVFDDESLYADIAIIDPKLTLSCPPHVTASSGIDAFCHAIEAYTSLFSNPISDMFAEKAIAIIPKALREAYANGENVRARTDMSFASLLAGIAFNSAGTGLGHALGYAHNHIHNSPHGKSVGITMPYVLQYNAIADLEKHARIARALGESGSSLRETALRAGIGFAKLLKDLGMPHKLSDVGAGEDDIEKIVDRIFLSEKHVRRNPRVVRREEMYDVVRKSIHGILREEEY; this is encoded by the coding sequence TTGGATAGCTTCAGCTTCTCCTGCGTGAGAGTTGTTTTTGGATGGGGAAGGCTGGAGAGAATTGAGGAGGAGGTTGAGAGGCTTAAGGGAGGAAAGGTGGTGTTTATTGCAGACAGGGCGGTGAGAAAGGCCGTAGAAGAGCTCAACCTCAGCTTTGACTACGAGATTTTTTCGGATGTTGAGCCTGAACCCGAAATCGGCATTGTGGATGATATCATTGAGAAATTCAGCTTCGACACGGTTGTTGGCGTTGGTGGGGGCAGCACCCTCGATGTTGCGAAGCTCACGGCAGTTGCTGCGGGGGAAAAAGCTAAGGCTGTGGAGCTGGTGGGGAAAAAGCTGCCCGAAAGGAAGTGCAAGCTCCTTCTCTGCCCCACTACAGCAGGAACCGGCTCTGAGGTGACGAAGCTAGCGGTTTTCAAAATCCCTAAAAGAGAAGTGAAGTACGTTTTCGATGACGAGAGCCTTTATGCGGATATAGCCATCATCGACCCGAAGCTCACACTCTCCTGCCCTCCTCATGTGACAGCAAGCTCAGGGATAGATGCTTTCTGCCACGCTATCGAAGCGTACACGTCCCTTTTCTCAAACCCAATCTCCGACATGTTTGCGGAGAAGGCCATTGCAATTATTCCAAAAGCTCTCAGGGAGGCTTACGCCAATGGAGAGAATGTGAGGGCAAGAACAGACATGTCTTTTGCCTCCCTCCTTGCCGGAATCGCTTTCAACTCAGCGGGCACAGGGCTGGGACACGCTTTGGGGTATGCGCACAATCACATTCACAACAGCCCCCATGGCAAGAGTGTTGGTATAACAATGCCCTACGTTCTGCAGTACAACGCCATTGCAGACCTTGAGAAGCACGCCAGAATAGCGAGGGCTTTGGGTGAGAGTGGCTCCTCTTTAAGAGAAACTGCACTAAGAGCAGGAATTGGCTTTGCCAAACTTCTGAAGGATTTAGGAATGCCCCACAAACTGAGCGACGTTGGTGCTGGAGAGGATGACATTGAGAAGATAGTGGACAGGATTTTCTTGAGCGAGAAGCACGTTCGGAGGAATCCAAGAGTTGTAAGGAGAGAGGAGATGTATGATGTGGTGAGAAAATCAATCCACGGAATCCTTCGGGAAGAAGAGTACTGA
- a CDS encoding PAS domain S-box protein, giving the protein MKNEVSRKSITEADDETLKIIAERSPDPVLIHDGERVLYANPKALEYVSAEELMKRKLVEFIHPDYRAIAVERMTKVMKGESVEPYEELFVLPDGREVWLETNPTPITFRGKRAVLLILRDVTARRRTEERYRDFFENSLDIIAVTDLKGNFVEVNRAFEEVFGYSRDEVRGRNFAEVLKLSKDVAEEIFRSYNKAFRERKNVYGLLFKVRRKDGKEIIVEGNVRLLWEGSKVKGFVGNFRDVTDRVRLEERLRESQERYRSIFNYSPLAIIVFNDRAEIVDWNKKAEDIFGWKKEEALGKNIIELLVPEHLRGEIQLIAERILEGEVYTHSINENLTKDGRVITCEWHNTIYRDAKGRIYGLSIVQDITDKIKMERKLKESEERYRSVFTHAPVLIAILDKDGRFVEANPAMVKSIGENPVGKELSEIFPKDVAERRLNHLKKALEEGELVEFEDERGGKYFINFYLPLELEGEKHCLVIAQDITELRKLNKLLREMVEVNEAIVRIGEREELVKKIEEILSDYSAKIRDSGQGECLEIRYGDKTYGYLCVENVDEEMKPLLKALTDDLAFAFKSMEDEERREELLKQLVENIRTIAYLVDRIRNPLAAIRAFTELFVDDEEVSKKIIQQIERIVDIVEKLDVSWANSEKIARMEKEIYDLSKIEKKFKKD; this is encoded by the coding sequence GTGAAGAATGAGGTGAGCAGGAAAAGCATAACCGAAGCCGATGACGAGACTCTTAAGATAATAGCGGAGCGCAGCCCAGACCCAGTCCTGATTCACGATGGTGAGAGAGTTCTTTACGCCAACCCCAAAGCGTTAGAGTACGTATCCGCCGAAGAGCTGATGAAAAGAAAGCTGGTCGAGTTCATTCACCCCGACTACAGGGCGATTGCTGTCGAGAGGATGACCAAGGTCATGAAGGGCGAGAGTGTGGAGCCCTACGAAGAGCTTTTTGTCCTTCCAGACGGTAGAGAGGTGTGGCTCGAAACGAACCCTACTCCCATAACCTTCAGAGGCAAAAGGGCTGTTTTGCTCATTCTCCGAGATGTTACTGCGAGAAGAAGAACTGAGGAGAGGTACAGGGATTTCTTCGAGAACTCGTTGGACATAATAGCGGTGACTGATCTCAAGGGAAACTTCGTGGAGGTTAACAGAGCCTTTGAGGAGGTCTTCGGCTACTCCAGGGATGAGGTGAGGGGAAGAAACTTTGCGGAAGTCCTGAAACTCAGCAAGGATGTGGCAGAGGAGATTTTCAGGAGCTACAACAAAGCTTTCAGAGAGAGAAAAAATGTTTACGGGCTTTTGTTCAAGGTCAGGCGAAAGGATGGGAAAGAGATAATCGTTGAAGGCAACGTAAGGCTTTTGTGGGAAGGAAGCAAAGTCAAAGGGTTCGTGGGGAACTTCAGGGACGTGACCGACAGGGTCAGGCTGGAAGAGAGGCTGAGGGAGAGCCAGGAAAGGTACAGATCTATTTTCAACTACTCACCCCTCGCCATCATCGTGTTCAACGACAGGGCTGAAATAGTAGATTGGAACAAGAAGGCTGAGGATATTTTCGGCTGGAAAAAGGAGGAGGCTCTTGGAAAAAATATCATCGAGCTGCTCGTTCCGGAGCATTTGAGGGGAGAAATTCAGCTAATCGCGGAAAGAATCCTGGAGGGAGAGGTTTACACGCACTCGATAAACGAGAATTTAACGAAAGACGGTAGGGTCATAACGTGTGAGTGGCACAACACGATTTACAGGGACGCAAAAGGGAGGATTTACGGCCTCTCCATTGTCCAGGACATTACTGATAAGATAAAGATGGAGAGAAAGTTGAAAGAGAGTGAAGAAAGGTATAGAAGCGTTTTTACGCATGCTCCAGTTCTTATTGCAATTTTGGACAAAGATGGGCGGTTCGTTGAGGCGAATCCCGCAATGGTGAAAAGCATCGGAGAAAATCCGGTTGGAAAAGAGCTCTCCGAAATTTTCCCAAAGGACGTCGCGGAAAGGAGGCTTAATCATTTGAAGAAAGCACTCGAAGAGGGGGAGCTGGTTGAGTTCGAAGACGAGAGGGGCGGAAAGTACTTCATAAACTTCTACCTACCCCTCGAGCTTGAAGGGGAGAAGCACTGTCTGGTAATAGCCCAGGATATCACCGAACTCAGGAAACTGAACAAGCTGCTCAGAGAAATGGTCGAAGTAAATGAAGCCATAGTCCGAATTGGCGAACGTGAGGAACTGGTGAAGAAGATAGAAGAGATTCTTTCAGACTACTCGGCGAAGATTAGAGATAGCGGGCAGGGAGAGTGCCTGGAAATCAGGTACGGTGATAAAACCTACGGTTATCTATGTGTTGAGAACGTTGACGAGGAGATGAAACCCCTGTTGAAAGCCCTCACAGATGACCTCGCATTTGCCTTCAAATCAATGGAGGATGAGGAGAGAAGGGAAGAGCTGCTCAAACAGCTTGTTGAGAATATCAGAACGATAGCATACCTTGTTGACAGGATTAGGAATCCGCTTGCTGCTATCAGAGCTTTTACCGAGCTTTTTGTTGATGATGAAGAGGTCAGTAAGAAGATTATCCAGCAGATAGAAAGAATTGTGGACATCGTCGAGAAACTCGACGTTTCCTGGGCAAATTCAGAAAAAATTGCCAGAATGGAGAAGGAAATTTACGACCTCTCAAAAATAGAAAAGAAGTTCAAAAAAGATTAG
- a CDS encoding DHH family phosphoesterase, with the protein MTENGRYEYIVIGSEAAGVGLVRELTAAGKKVLAVDKSKEKIELLEDEGFDAVIADPTDESFYRSLDLEGVSAVLITGSDDEFNLKILKALRSVSDVYAIVRVSSPKKKEEFEEAGANLVVLVADAVKQAFMDKIKKMETLKKIEKLKRIMESLRGKRLGIFTHDNPDPDSMSSAYALREIAKQFDVIADILYYGEILHQKNRAMVNLLEIPMIRAPEVDLSHYDAFAIVDSSGPGVNNSIPPDIDISIVIDHHPAEKVVAEFVDLREDVGATATILTEYIKELKITPSKILATALFFGIKSETDEFKRNTRTADFLACAFLYPFVDQDLIEKIESPSISTETLDILGTAIKNRQVYSSFLISFAGFINDRDALPQAADFLLKLEGISTVVVFGVIKDTVYVSARNKDVRIHMGEVLRRAFGDVGSAGGHAHAAGAQIPLGIFGETNEKDLLAKLITEAITKRLLSAVGMEQS; encoded by the coding sequence ATGACCGAAAACGGCAGGTACGAGTACATAGTCATTGGCAGCGAAGCTGCCGGTGTAGGTCTTGTTAGAGAGCTGACTGCTGCGGGCAAAAAAGTTCTTGCCGTTGATAAGTCCAAGGAAAAAATCGAGCTGCTCGAAGACGAGGGGTTCGACGCTGTAATTGCTGATCCGACCGATGAGAGCTTTTACAGAAGCCTCGACCTGGAGGGAGTTTCTGCCGTGCTCATCACAGGCTCGGATGATGAGTTCAACCTTAAAATCCTAAAAGCGCTGCGCAGCGTTTCCGATGTGTACGCCATCGTAAGAGTTTCTTCTCCCAAAAAGAAGGAGGAGTTCGAGGAGGCTGGGGCAAACCTCGTGGTGCTTGTGGCCGATGCCGTAAAGCAGGCGTTCATGGACAAAATAAAGAAGATGGAGACTCTGAAGAAGATAGAAAAGCTCAAGAGAATAATGGAGTCGCTGAGAGGCAAGAGGCTCGGCATCTTCACCCACGACAATCCCGATCCGGATTCGATGTCGTCGGCCTACGCCCTGAGGGAAATAGCCAAGCAGTTCGACGTGATTGCGGACATCCTTTACTACGGAGAGATTCTTCATCAGAAAAACAGGGCGATGGTCAATCTTCTTGAAATACCTATGATCCGGGCTCCGGAAGTTGACTTAAGCCACTATGATGCGTTTGCAATCGTCGATTCTTCCGGGCCGGGCGTCAACAACTCTATTCCCCCAGACATAGACATCTCCATCGTAATCGACCACCATCCTGCCGAGAAGGTCGTGGCGGAGTTCGTTGACCTCAGAGAGGACGTGGGTGCAACAGCTACAATCCTTACAGAGTACATAAAGGAGCTGAAGATAACTCCTAGCAAGATTCTCGCAACCGCGCTCTTCTTCGGAATAAAAAGCGAAACGGACGAGTTCAAGAGGAACACCAGAACCGCAGACTTCTTGGCCTGCGCCTTCCTTTACCCCTTCGTTGATCAGGATTTGATAGAGAAAATAGAGAGCCCTTCAATCTCAACGGAGACGCTCGACATTCTGGGCACCGCAATCAAAAACCGGCAGGTTTACTCCAGCTTTCTCATCAGCTTTGCGGGGTTCATCAACGACAGGGATGCCCTCCCCCAAGCAGCAGATTTTCTGCTGAAGCTTGAAGGCATTTCCACCGTAGTCGTTTTCGGCGTGATAAAGGACACGGTTTACGTCTCCGCCAGAAACAAGGACGTTAGAATCCACATGGGAGAGGTGCTCAGGAGGGCTTTTGGGGACGTCGGAAGTGCCGGTGGACACGCACATGCTGCGGGAGCGCAAATTCCGCTCGGAATCTTCGGAGAGACGAACGAAAAGGACTTGCTCGCCAAGCTGATAACGGAGGCAATTACAAAGAGGCTGCTTTCGGCAGTGGGAATGGAGCAGAGCTAA
- the hisC gene encoding histidinol-phosphate transaminase, with the protein MRDVVRFINPYDPGLFPEDFPDKEVVNLSSNENPYEPSEEVREAYLRAVKYIPRYPKADYARLKKALAEYTGFEVENIAVGCGASELISCICNVLLEELDRVVIPMPSYTLYSIYAMLRSASISFPVFEGYRVDPDVIAEERPKLVFLCSPNNPTGNSLSREIVQKVAESAEYVVLDEAYVEFSDDSKIEMVRDYNNLIVLRSFSKFFGLAGMRVGYAVCSAEIAEAIEKVRLPFGISYPAVETAIAALRSLDYYKKVRDRIVRERERLIEKLKEIEWLEVYPSDANFVLVKANKEGVVEKLAEKGFIVRDASVMGLEGLYIRITVGKREDNDRLIEALREI; encoded by the coding sequence ATGAGAGATGTTGTAAGATTCATCAACCCCTACGACCCCGGGCTTTTCCCCGAGGATTTTCCCGACAAAGAGGTTGTCAACCTTTCTTCAAACGAGAATCCTTATGAGCCGAGCGAGGAGGTTAGGGAGGCTTACCTTAGGGCTGTGAAATACATTCCAAGATATCCTAAAGCGGACTACGCCCGGCTGAAAAAGGCCCTTGCAGAATACACGGGCTTTGAAGTTGAAAACATAGCTGTGGGATGTGGAGCATCTGAGCTAATTTCCTGCATCTGCAACGTTCTGCTGGAAGAGCTGGACAGGGTTGTCATTCCAATGCCCTCCTACACCCTCTACTCCATCTATGCAATGTTGCGGAGCGCATCCATCAGCTTCCCGGTTTTTGAGGGATACAGGGTTGATCCTGACGTCATCGCCGAGGAAAGGCCGAAGCTCGTTTTTCTCTGCTCTCCCAACAACCCAACGGGCAACAGCCTGAGCAGAGAAATCGTTCAGAAGGTGGCTGAGAGTGCGGAGTACGTTGTGCTGGATGAGGCCTATGTGGAGTTCAGCGATGATTCAAAGATTGAGATGGTTAGGGATTACAACAACCTGATTGTGCTGAGAAGCTTTTCCAAGTTTTTCGGGCTTGCAGGAATGAGGGTTGGTTATGCTGTCTGCAGTGCGGAGATTGCTGAGGCAATTGAGAAGGTAAGGCTGCCCTTTGGTATAAGCTATCCTGCAGTTGAAACGGCAATTGCCGCTTTGAGGTCCTTGGATTACTACAAAAAAGTAAGGGACAGAATCGTCAGGGAGAGGGAGAGGCTTATTGAGAAACTGAAAGAAATTGAGTGGCTTGAAGTTTACCCGTCAGATGCCAACTTCGTGCTTGTAAAGGCGAACAAGGAGGGCGTGGTAGAGAAGCTGGCCGAGAAGGGGTTTATTGTGAGGGATGCAAGTGTTATGGGCCTTGAGGGTCTGTATATTCGCATTACAGTGGGTAAGCGAGAGGATAATGACAGGCTGATTGAGGCCCTAAGAGAAATTTAG
- a CDS encoding coiled-coil protein, which produces MMLEKLEERKEQLEKELQDFIKKRDELNAAAREYANRRDELNKKVREMLAATKEVKAKRDELNAKVKEIRAKRNEIFKEVDALYKEVDKLRRSIDKGGRPLGEIEKEIRRLEFKQQTAVLTIEKERALVERIAKLRKELEERKAQLERHEEFKRLISRIRELKDQARELLNELKAYAEEADKYHEQLTQMFSEIDEMRKLADEMHEKFIESKKEADRCHNEAIKRRKDIKDLEKVIKALKSKQVKTKEQREKEELIRRAKEIYEMFKRGEKIETEDLLILQRAGLI; this is translated from the coding sequence ATGATGCTGGAGAAGTTGGAGGAAAGGAAAGAGCAACTTGAGAAGGAGCTTCAGGATTTCATAAAGAAGAGGGATGAGCTAAACGCCGCCGCGAGGGAGTACGCAAATAGAAGAGACGAGCTCAACAAGAAAGTCAGGGAGATGCTCGCTGCCACAAAAGAGGTAAAGGCAAAGAGGGACGAGCTGAACGCAAAGGTAAAGGAGATTAGGGCGAAGAGGAATGAAATCTTCAAGGAAGTCGATGCGCTTTACAAGGAAGTGGACAAGCTCAGAAGGAGCATCGATAAGGGAGGCAGGCCGCTGGGAGAGATTGAAAAGGAAATCAGGCGCCTGGAGTTCAAGCAGCAGACAGCCGTGCTTACAATAGAGAAGGAGAGGGCTCTGGTCGAGAGGATTGCGAAGCTCAGAAAGGAGCTGGAGGAGAGGAAGGCTCAGCTTGAGAGGCATGAGGAGTTCAAGAGACTGATTTCAAGAATAAGGGAGCTGAAGGATCAGGCAAGGGAGCTGCTGAACGAGCTGAAAGCCTATGCTGAAGAGGCTGACAAGTACCATGAGCAGCTGACTCAGATGTTCAGCGAGATTGACGAGATGAGGAAGCTTGCGGATGAAATGCATGAGAAATTCATCGAAAGCAAGAAGGAGGCGGACAGGTGCCACAACGAGGCAATAAAGAGGAGAAAGGACATCAAGGACCTTGAGAAGGTCATAAAGGCCCTGAAGTCGAAGCAGGTCAAGACCAAGGAGCAGAGGGAGAAGGAAGAGCTGATAAGAAGGGCGAAGGAAATCTACGAGATGTTCAAGAGAGGGGAGAAAATAGAAACTGAGGACTTGCTCATACTGCAGAGGGCCGGCCTGATATAG
- a CDS encoding M24 family metallopeptidase produces the protein MIAEFLRKHSADFIILHGSSSNANFYYATKFKTYDPLTYIAGIDGSDILIVPEMEKKRAERESRVKEIVSLNDLGYMEKLKELGDAKKAYLEILVAILKEGRCRKLLIPEEMPTYISFELMKHFEVEVVKNPFSTLRIIKSSSEVEKIRDTSNAILRCVKWAVENFSFRTCEGMRRAIELKLFSEGYLAENTICSTGKSSADPHEIGKGEIEEHVVLDVFPKSLDHLYYSDFTRTLFVRENAELEEMYKAVVDAQEKALSMIRDGVDAKDVHQAVKDTLNSHGFKTEKGEGFIHSTGHGVGLEVHEEPRISELSVELKKGMVVTVEPGLYYSKVGGVRVEDTVVVRKNGCEVLTPFEKFIKLY, from the coding sequence ATGATTGCCGAGTTTCTCAGGAAGCACAGCGCAGACTTCATAATCCTCCACGGCTCAAGCAGCAACGCCAACTTCTACTACGCAACCAAGTTCAAAACCTACGACCCCCTCACCTACATTGCCGGCATTGACGGCTCCGACATTCTAATTGTTCCTGAAATGGAGAAGAAAAGGGCCGAGAGGGAAAGCAGGGTCAAGGAGATTGTCTCGCTCAACGATTTGGGCTACATGGAAAAGCTGAAAGAGCTTGGAGATGCGAAAAAAGCTTACCTCGAAATCCTTGTGGCGATTTTGAAGGAGGGAAGATGCAGAAAGCTCCTAATCCCAGAGGAGATGCCAACTTACATCTCCTTCGAGCTGATGAAGCACTTCGAGGTTGAGGTGGTGAAAAATCCCTTTTCAACGCTGAGGATAATCAAAAGCTCCTCGGAGGTTGAAAAAATAAGGGACACGAGCAACGCAATACTCAGATGCGTCAAGTGGGCAGTTGAGAACTTCAGCTTCAGAACCTGCGAGGGGATGAGGAGGGCAATTGAGCTGAAGCTTTTTTCTGAAGGCTATCTGGCAGAGAACACGATATGCTCCACCGGAAAAAGCTCAGCCGACCCCCACGAAATTGGGAAGGGGGAGATAGAGGAGCACGTCGTTCTTGACGTCTTCCCCAAGAGCCTTGACCACCTCTATTATTCCGACTTCACGAGGACCCTCTTTGTGAGAGAAAACGCAGAGCTTGAGGAGATGTATAAAGCGGTGGTGGATGCACAGGAAAAAGCCCTTTCAATGATAAGAGATGGTGTTGACGCAAAGGATGTGCATCAGGCGGTAAAGGACACGCTGAACAGCCACGGCTTTAAGACGGAAAAGGGAGAGGGATTTATACACTCTACGGGACACGGAGTAGGCCTTGAAGTTCACGAGGAGCCGAGAATAAGCGAGCTGAGCGTTGAGCTGAAGAAGGGGATGGTTGTTACCGTTGAGCCGGGCCTCTACTACTCGAAAGTTGGAGGGGTGAGGGTGGAGGATACGGTTGTTGTGAGGAAAAATGGATGTGAGGTTCTCACTCCCTTCGAGAAGTTCATAAAGCTCTACTGA
- a CDS encoding indolepyruvate oxidoreductase subunit beta — MRLNIVVVGVGGQGALTTSGIIARAAMRAGLNVVTAETHGMAQRGGSVEVHVRIGDVRAPLIPEGGADVMIALEPAEALRYAKFLNKNTLVILNTRKIIPPSVTAGTAKYPELDEIIGELRKVTPRVIPVNASEIAEKAGSVLATNVVVVGMLFGYYSMPFGIEHVEEAIRETMKSKIVDLNLKALKMGYNQAISGRPSAV; from the coding sequence ATGAGGCTGAACATAGTCGTCGTTGGTGTTGGCGGGCAGGGAGCTCTCACAACTTCGGGGATAATAGCAAGGGCAGCGATGAGGGCCGGATTGAATGTGGTCACCGCTGAAACCCACGGGATGGCCCAAAGGGGGGGAAGTGTTGAGGTTCACGTGAGAATCGGAGACGTCAGGGCCCCACTAATCCCGGAAGGCGGGGCGGATGTGATGATCGCTCTTGAGCCTGCTGAGGCTCTACGCTACGCGAAGTTTCTTAACAAAAACACTCTCGTTATACTCAACACGAGAAAGATCATCCCCCCTTCCGTTACCGCAGGGACGGCAAAATATCCCGAGCTGGATGAGATTATCGGCGAGCTGAGAAAAGTTACTCCGAGAGTTATACCCGTAAACGCTTCAGAAATTGCGGAAAAGGCTGGAAGTGTGCTGGCAACAAATGTCGTCGTTGTGGGGATGCTTTTCGGCTATTACAGCATGCCCTTCGGTATCGAGCACGTCGAGGAGGCAATAAGAGAGACGATGAAGAGCAAAATCGTTGACCTTAACCTGAAAGCATTAAAAATGGGGTATAATCAGGCTATATCAGGCCGGCCCTCTGCAGTATGA